The genomic stretch AATTAAGGGTGCTCCGGATATCCGTTTTGGTATTGATATCAGAGGCGGTGTGGATGCAGCCTTCCAGGCGGCAAATTTGGACCGTAAACCGACTCCAAATGAACTTGAGGCCGCACGTACCATTATTGAAACCCGTCTTGATAACAAAAATATCCTTGACCGTGATGTTACCATTGACAAAGATAACGGCTATATCATAGTTCGTTTCCCCTGGAAATCCGGTGAGAAGAATTTCGATCCCGCAGATGCCATTGCAGAGCTTGGAGAAACAGCTCTTTTGACCTTCAAAGATGATGCAGGCAATGTACTGCTGGAAGGATCACATGTAAGCAACAGTGCACCGCAATTAAATCGTCAGACTAATAAATATTCCGTCAGCCTGACCTTTGATGAAAAAGGTACTCAGCTTTTTGCAAAAGCTACCAAGGAATTAATTGGTAAAAATATTAATATCTATATGGATGATACTCTGATTCAGACTGCGGTGGTCAATGAAGCTATCCCTAGCGGTAAAGCTGAGATATCCGGCAACAACTTTACTTATGATACTGCGAAAGAACTTGCGGATAAGATTAATTCCGGCTCTCTTCCTTTTTCATTGATTACAAAGAACCACAGTACCATCAGTCCCACACTGGGTTCCGGAGCTTTGGACGTTATGCTTGATGCAGGGCTTATAGCTTTTGCTATTATCTGTGTCCTTTTAATAATATATTACAGAGTTCCCGGTACGGTAGCTTGTATCTCTCTTTTAATCCAAACTACCGGACAGATACTGGCACTTTCCATCCCTCAGATGACCTTAACCCTACCTGGAATTGCAGGTGTTATCCTCTCCATCGGTATGGGTGTCGACGCCAACGTTATTATTTCCGAGCGTATCAGTGAAGAAATCAAATCCGGCAAAACAGTTCGTTCTGCAATTTCTTCCGGTTTCAAAGGTGCTTTCTCATCGGTATTCGATGGTAATATCACCGTATTGATTGTTGGTGTTATACTTATGATCTTTGGCTCAGGAGCATTACTTTCCTTTGCATACTCCCTGCTTACAGGTATTTTCTTCAACTTCGTTGCAGGCGTAACTGCTTCCAGACTTATGATTCGCTCCTTAAGCGATTTCGATGCACTTAGAAAACCTTCGCTTTATACATGCTTTTCAAAAAGGAGAACACTATGAGTAGAGATAATCAATCCAATGCACCGGTAGCATTAACTCCCTCCGGTAGCGGCATATTACATTTTTTCAACAAAAGATTTATCTTTTTTAGCATTTCCATTTTAATTATGATCGCCGGATTAATTAACCTGGCAATCAGCGGAGTTCAGTTAGATATTCAATTCAAAGGTGGTGCTCTCTTAAAATACACCTATACCGGAGACCTCAATGCAGATGATGCTGCTGATGTAGCAACAGAAATACTGGGAAGACCCGTATCAGCTCAGATTACAGAGGACCTGGCTTCCAAAGAAAAACGCCTTATCTTAAACATTGCCGGTAACTATGGTGTAGATGCCAGTGAACAGGTAAATTTCGATAACGCATTAAAAGAAAAATTTGCTGATAACAAGCTTAATTTAAGTGAATCACAAATGGTGGAACCCTTTTTCGGCCGTAAGTTCCTCACAAATGGTATTATTGCAATCGCACTTTCCTTCAGTCTTGTTATGGTTTATGTATGGATTCGTTTCAGTAAAATTGGTGGCTTATCAGCTGGTGTTATGGCGCTGGTTGCGCTGCTCCACGATGTATTAGTCGTATTCTTTACCTGTGTTATATTTAAGATACCCATTGGTGATTCCTTTGTTGCCGTGACATTAAGTATTATCGGATACTCCGTAAACGATACCATCGTTATCTATGACCGTATCCGTGAAAATCATGACTTACATCCTAAATTACCGGTTGAGACCCTTACTGATCTGTCTATTTCACAGTCCATTACCAGATCATTGAATACCAATATCGCTGTATTCTTAAGTGTAAGTCTTGTATTTATTATGGCAAAGGCCAACAGCATTGACTCCATTCAAAGCTTTGCACTTCCTATGGCTATCGGTGCTGTCAGCGGCTGTTATTCCACAATCTGTATTGCAGGACCCCTCTGGGTAATGTGGCAGAAACGCAAAGAGAAAAAAGATCCAAAGAAACTGGCAAACGCATAGCAACAATTCAGTTTGTCTCATCATCGTTTACTATATAAGCGTTTACTATATAAGCGTTTACTATATAAGCATTTACAATTGAAACATTAATACCAGCGAAAAGCAGTTGCACCGTTACGATAGATGCAGCTGCTTTTTATTTGTATCCTCCTGTTAGGTCTTTGGCTCTCCAATTACTTATCACTATCAATGGCAAGAATCGTATGAAGCAGGACATTAGCTCCTTTTAAACAAGTCTCAACAGGCGTGTATTCTTCTTCACAATGGCTGTGTCCGCCAATACTTGGTACGAATATCATGGTAGTAGGAAGAACTTCCATTAGAAACTGTGCATCATGACCGGGACCGCTGTACATGCGTTTTGTACTGTAATTCAGTTCCTTTGCCTTCTTTTCTACCAGATCAACAAATTCGGTACAAAAGGATACCGTATCTCTTGCCCATGCTTTTGTATATCCAGTCTGGCACTTCTCAACTTCTGCCGGAATAGCTTCAATAATTTTCAATACCTGTTGAATCACTTCCGGATCCTGATGTCTTGCATCCAGTGTAAACTTAACCAAATCCGGTATAATCGTATGTATATTAGGATGTGCTGATATCTTTCCGGTCGTATAAACCAGCTTTGAATCCAGCTTATCCAATTCTTCATGAAGATACTGAATGGTTTTCACTGCTGCATAAAGAGCATCCTTCCGATAAGGCATCGGTGTTGTTCCGGCATGGCCTGCCTGACCGGTAAAGGAAAATTCATAATTAATCATTCCGCATACACCTTCTACCACACCAATATCAATGCCCTCCGCTTCCAGCACCGGTCCTTGTTCTATATGAAGTTCCAGTAGGGCAATACAGTTCGCCGGATCGATCCGATTTCTTACTTCGCCTTTGTACCCACTTGCATCCAGTGCTTCTTTGAAGGTAATTCCTTCTGAATCTTTTGATGCAAGCATCTTTTCCTTATCAAATTTACCGGTTATAACCCCCGACGACATCATAGCAGGTTCAAAACGTGCGCCTTCCTCATTTGTCCAGATAACGACCGTAATAGGATGTCGGTGAGGAATTCTTTCTGTCACAATGGTTTCTACTGCTTCCAAAGCAGTAAGTACCCCCAGAATGCCATCATAATTACCGCCCTGTCTTACAGAATCTGCATGGGAACCTGACATAATGGCCGGCAGCCCTTCTTCTCCGGGTAAAGTGGCATAAACATTTGCCATATCATCCGTAACCACTTCCATACCAAGTGTCTTACATCTTTTCACGAATTCCCCTCTGGCAGCCAAAGCCTCCGGAGATAGAGAAAATCTGGTAATACCTCCTTTCCCCGTATCACCAAAACCGGAAAAAGTCTTTATTTTATCCTCTAATCTCTCCAAACTGCAACTTACCATATATTCTCCTATCCGTGCCCTATGTCGCACTTACTTTCTGCTCCGGAATACGGCAGCAATTCTTTAACAGCTCCAACACCTCAAAGGAAGATACATAGAAGGACAATTCCCTGTTATTCTCTTCTCCTTCGATTATAAGTGAGAATTTAGCGTCCCAATCCTCCAGGTACATTAATTTGATTTCTTTTACGGCGATATTGATTTCACTGCATAACTTTTCAAATTCTTTTGTAATTTTTGCATATGCATACATTTTGCCATCCCAGGGTGCTTTAAAGGAAAGCTTTTGTAAAAAGGTATCTTTAAGGTCAATTTCAACACAAATTTCTGTAGCGGCCTTTTTCATATCAAAAGATTCCACAGTCCGAAAATGAGTTGGCGGTATCATCTTTAACAGCTCGATTTCCCTTTTATGAAAGCGCTCATTTGTCACTGGATCACCCCTTTTCTAAATTTCCATATCTACTTCTTTCAACACCTCATCTAATTTTACCAATTCTTCCGTTATTTGCTCTCCGGTAATAATCAGGGGTGGCGCTATCAGTATCATATTTTCATGAGAGTAAGTCATAAATCCCTTGGCTGATAACCTTCCTATAATCCCTTTCATAACTCCAGCCGTATCCCTGCCATAAGGAACCAGAGGTTCTTTCGTTTTTTTATCCTTTACCAGTTCCACAGCAGAAAATAATCCGATATATCTCACATCCCCTACACTGGCATGTTTCTCCTTCAGCCTCTCTAACTCTTTGGCAAGTATTTTACCGGCTTTATTTACATTGTCAAGAATTTCAGCATCATCATAGAACTTAAGGCAGGCAATACCTGCCGCACAGGCAAGCGGATGACCACTGTAAGTAAGACCGCAGGAAAGGAAGTTTTCCTCAAAATATTCAGCTATCTTCTTACTGACGGCAACACCTCCAAGCTGTATATAACCGCAGGTCACACCTTTTGCAAAGGTCACAAGGTCCGGTTTGATGCCCCAATTCTCAAAGCCGAACATCTTTCCTGTTCTGCCAAAGCCGGCCATAACTTCATCACAGATCAAGAGAATACCATACTCATCACATAATTGTCTGATTCCCTGCAAATAGCCTTTGGGAGGTATTATGATTCCATTGGAGCCGGTGATGGTTTCCAGTACAATTGCGGCAACACTGTTTTCTCCTTCGTATTGAATCTGCTCCCGCAGTTTGGCAATATAATACTCAGACGCTTCTTCTTCTGTGGTAAAATGAATCTTTTCGCGATAAAGGTAGGGGTCAAAAAATTTCACA from Anaerocolumna sp. AGMB13020 encodes the following:
- the secD gene encoding protein translocase subunit SecD, whose protein sequence is MKSKKPVFFIVLLVALLMAYTAAFGVEIGSFKIKGAPDIRFGIDIRGGVDAAFQAANLDRKPTPNELEAARTIIETRLDNKNILDRDVTIDKDNGYIIVRFPWKSGEKNFDPADAIAELGETALLTFKDDAGNVLLEGSHVSNSAPQLNRQTNKYSVSLTFDEKGTQLFAKATKELIGKNINIYMDDTLIQTAVVNEAIPSGKAEISGNNFTYDTAKELADKINSGSLPFSLITKNHSTISPTLGSGALDVMLDAGLIAFAIICVLLIIYYRVPGTVACISLLIQTTGQILALSIPQMTLTLPGIAGVILSIGMGVDANVIISERISEEIKSGKTVRSAISSGFKGAFSSVFDGNITVLIVGVILMIFGSGALLSFAYSLLTGIFFNFVAGVTASRLMIRSLSDFDALRKPSLYTCFSKRRTL
- the secF gene encoding protein translocase subunit SecF; this translates as MSRDNQSNAPVALTPSGSGILHFFNKRFIFFSISILIMIAGLINLAISGVQLDIQFKGGALLKYTYTGDLNADDAADVATEILGRPVSAQITEDLASKEKRLILNIAGNYGVDASEQVNFDNALKEKFADNKLNLSESQMVEPFFGRKFLTNGIIAIALSFSLVMVYVWIRFSKIGGLSAGVMALVALLHDVLVVFFTCVIFKIPIGDSFVAVTLSIIGYSVNDTIVIYDRIRENHDLHPKLPVETLTDLSISQSITRSLNTNIAVFLSVSLVFIMAKANSIDSIQSFALPMAIGAVSGCYSTICIAGPLWVMWQKRKEKKDPKKLANA
- a CDS encoding Zn-dependent hydrolase — protein: MVSCSLERLEDKIKTFSGFGDTGKGGITRFSLSPEALAARGEFVKRCKTLGMEVVTDDMANVYATLPGEEGLPAIMSGSHADSVRQGGNYDGILGVLTALEAVETIVTERIPHRHPITVVIWTNEEGARFEPAMMSSGVITGKFDKEKMLASKDSEGITFKEALDASGYKGEVRNRIDPANCIALLELHIEQGPVLEAEGIDIGVVEGVCGMINYEFSFTGQAGHAGTTPMPYRKDALYAAVKTIQYLHEELDKLDSKLVYTTGKISAHPNIHTIIPDLVKFTLDARHQDPEVIQQVLKIIEAIPAEVEKCQTGYTKAWARDTVSFCTEFVDLVEKKAKELNYSTKRMYSGPGHDAQFLMEVLPTTMIFVPSIGGHSHCEEEYTPVETCLKGANVLLHTILAIDSDK
- a CDS encoding aminotransferase class III-fold pyridoxal phosphate-dependent enzyme codes for the protein MTSQEIKEQQTGYVLQSWSKQKGLKPIPIERGEGIYMWDYEGNRYTDMSSQLVNLNVGHGNGYIVEAIKAQAEKYCYISPSYASEPRAELAKMLIERLPDNMGKIFFTNGGADANENAVKIARQYTGRHKVFSRYRSYHGSTFGAGNLTGEPRRYPLEPGIPGFVKFFDPYLYREKIHFTTEEEASEYYIAKLREQIQYEGENSVAAIVLETITGSNGIIIPPKGYLQGIRQLCDEYGILLICDEVMAGFGRTGKMFGFENWGIKPDLVTFAKGVTCGYIQLGGVAVSKKIAEYFEENFLSCGLTYSGHPLACAAGIACLKFYDDAEILDNVNKAGKILAKELERLKEKHASVGDVRYIGLFSAVELVKDKKTKEPLVPYGRDTAGVMKGIIGRLSAKGFMTYSHENMILIAPPLIITGEQITEELVKLDEVLKEVDMEI